Proteins from a genomic interval of Lolium perenne isolate Kyuss_39 chromosome 1, Kyuss_2.0, whole genome shotgun sequence:
- the LOC139833240 gene encoding uncharacterized protein, whose amino-acid sequence MGDDSERAARELKEKQEREASSKLAIANPAHSSAGFFSISSLHAQAVGLSSIKGHVPVELALDTGVHRQWRTFFRAALRKYALLDHIDTAAPSDPTLEWTLLDATVVSWLYGSVSLGLLDAVMKPGDDPIAVELWTSINDLFTDHKINRQLHLSTELDGLDMGELMMKDYLTKVKSLSDGLTDLGAPVDDAKLVIQCLNGLPEQYDPAADLISLMPGMNFDKCRSLLELQDMKKKNRRSRSGDTALYSATPNPNPNPGKGDGKGKKKKKKQDKEKQEKEVAPATAPAPAAPSWTPMQLPWNGAFQVWPYGQAGLLGRQHYVPRPAPPSHAYYAHSPYGAVPSYGYGTPPLPHGYGNTAPIVAPPPPAHSTASWDQQALLNQFQTMGLQAPPREWVMDTGASSHFASDPGSAYQDRDSQMQ is encoded by the exons ATGGGCGACGACAGCGAGCGCGCTGCGCGggagctcaaggagaagcaggaaCGCGAGGCCTCTAGCAAGCTTGCCATCGCCAACCCCGCGCACTCCAGCGCGGGTTTCTTCTCCATCTCCTCCTTGCACGCTCAAGCCGTCGGCCTCTCCTCCATCAAGGGGCATGTTCCCGTCGAGCTCGCCCTCGACACCGGCGTTCACCGCCAATGGCGCACGTTCTTCCGCGCCGCCCTTCGCAAGTACGCCCTGCTGGATCACATCGACACGGCTGCTCCGTCCGATCCGACGCTGGAGTGGACTCTGCTTGACGCCACGGTCGTCTCGTGGCTCTACGGGTCCGTCTCCCTTGGCCTCCTCGACGCCGTCATGAAGCCGGGCGATGATCCTATAGCCGTCGAGCTCTGGACCAGCATCAACGACCTCTTTACCGACCACAAGATCAACCGCCAGCTTCATCTCTCCACCGAGCTCGACGGGCTTGACATGGGCGAGCTGATGATGAAGGACTACTTGACCAAGGTTAAGAGCCTTTCTGATGGCCTTACTGATCTAGGCGCTCCGGTCGACGACGCCAAGCTCGTCATCCAGTGTCTCAACGGCCTCCCCGAGCAATACGACCCGGCTGCCGATCTCATCTCCCTCATGCCCGGGATGAACTTCGACAAATGCCGATCTCTTCTTGAGCTTCAGGACATGAAGAAGAAGAACCGTCGATCCCGCTCTGGTGACACGGCTCTCTACTCCGCCACGCCcaacccaaaccctaaccctggCAAGGGTGACGGcaagggaaagaagaagaagaagaaacaggaCAAGGAGAAGCAGGAAAAAGAGGTCGCACCCGCCACGGCCCCGGCCCCAGCCGCCCCATCTTGGACGCCAATGCAGCTCCCCTGGAACGGCGCCTTTCAGGTGTGGCCCTACGGCCAGGCTGGCTTGCTCGGTCGGCAGCACTACGTGCCCCGCCCCGCGCCGCCCTCTCATGCCTACTACGCGCACAGCCCGTATGGTGCGGTTCCCTCCTACGGCTATGGCACTCCACCATTGCCCCACGGCTACGGCAACACCGCTCCCATCGTTGCGCCTCCACCTCCGGCACACTCGACGGCCTCCTGGGACCAGCAGGCTCTGCTCAATCAGTTCCAGACCATGGGACTGCAAGCTCCCCCTCGTGAATGGGTGATGGATACTGGCGCATCCTCCCACTTCGCGTCAGACCCCG GATCTGCGTACCAGGACCGAGATTCTCAGATGCAATAG
- the LOC127310978 gene encoding uncharacterized protein, whose amino-acid sequence MMPGSAPPAAGSGMFVPTHTAGTVLCCMCGVSMQPNPANMCARCLRARVDITEGVPRNAAVVYCPDCFSYLQPPRSWVKAGPESPELMQILLRRLKHPLARLRVSLSGAEFVFSEPHSKRLRLKLRLRREVLNGIVLEQTHPVEFVVHDRLCDSCARAQANPDQWVAVVQLRQHVPHRRTFLYLEQLLIKHGQAALAIRVASAPGGLDFFFGSRSHAARLVDFLGTVAPIQTNTAKQLVSHDTKSFIYNYKYTFSVEICPICREDLIALSPKASRDLGGLGPLVLCIKVTNAIALLDPLTLRVHHLEEKKYRVYNFKAALTSKQLVEYMVLDIEQESPEITVDGSKYQLAYAQVARMSDFGKNDTVFTVRTHLGHRLNPGDLALGYDLYGANMNDDDMDKALLRQNLPEVVLVKKSYEKKPRTRRWKLKRLPVEEDLGNKAKGEEERREDEYVKFMLDLERDPELRFGINLYKNEDYRSEMASTIGDDVPTIPIEELIEDLSLGDDEDDEEEEGSAAPAGMVE is encoded by the coding sequence ATGATGCCGGGCTCTGCCCCGCCGGCCGCCGGCAGCGGCATGTTCGTCCCGACGCACACCGCCGGCACGGTGCTCTGCTGCATGTGCGGCGTCTCCATGCAGCCCAACCCGGCCAACATGTGCGCGCGCTGCCTCCGGGCGCGCGTCGACATCACCGAGGGCGTCCCGCGCAACGCCGCCGTCGTCTACTGCCCCGACTGCTTCTCCTACCTCCAGCCCCCGCGCTCCTGGGTCAAGGCCGGCCCGGAGTCCCCCGAGCTCATGcagatcctcctccgccgcctcaagCACCCGCTCGCCCGCCTCCGCGTCTCGCTCTCCGGCGCCGAGTTCGTCTTCTCCGAGCCCCACTCCAAGCGCCTCCGCCTCAAGCTCCGCCTCCGCCGCGAGGTCCTCAACGGCATCGTCCTCGAGCAGACCCACCCCGTCGAGTTCGTCGTCCACGACCGCCTCTGCGACTCGTGCGCCCGCGCCCAGGCCAACCCCGACCAGTGGGTCGCCGTCGTCCAGCTCCGCCAGCACGTCCCACACCGCCGCACCTTCCTCTACCTCGAGCAGCTCCTCATCAAGCACGGCCAGGCCGCGCTCGCCATCCGCGTTGCCTCGGCCCCCGGCGGCCTCGACTTCTTCTTCGGCTCGCGCTCCCACGCTGCCCGcctcgtcgacttcctcggcaccgtCGCGCCCATCCAGACCAACACCGCCAAGCAGCTCGTCTCTCACGACACCAAGAGTTTCATCTACAACTACAAGTACACATTCTCGGTCGAGATCTGCCCCATATGCCGTGAGGACCTGATTGCCCTCAGCCCCAAGGCCTCCCGTGATCTCGGTGGACTTGGCCCGCTGGTCCtctgcatcaaggtcaccaacgcCATTGCCCTGCTCGACCCACTCACCCTGCGTGTGcatcatcttgaggagaagaAGTACAGGGTGTACAACTTCAAGGCCGCTCTCACTAGCAAGCAGCTCGTGGAGTACATGGTGCTTGATATTGAGCAAGAGTCGCCGGAGATCACTGTCGATGGATCCAAGTACCAGCTGGCATATGCGCAGGTTGCCCGGATGTCTGATTTTGGGAAAAATGATACGGTATTCACGGTACGGACTCATCTTGGGCACCGGCTCAACCCTGGGGACCTTGCCCTCGGCTATGATCTCTATGGAGCCAAcatgaatgatgatgatatggACAAGGCTTTGCTACGCCAGAATTTGCCTGAAGTGGTTCTCGTCAAGAAGAGCTACGAGAAGAAGCCACGCACACGCAGATGGAAGCTCAAGCGGCTGCCTGTCGAGGAAGATCTGGGCAACAAGGCCAAAGGTGAGGAAGAGAGGAGGGAAGATGAGTATGTCAAGTTTATGCTTGACTTGGAGCGTGACCCAGAACTAAGGTTTGGGATTAATCTGTACAAGAATGAGGACTACAGGTCAGAAATGGCATCAACTATTGGTGATGATGTCCCTACTATTCCAATTGAGGAGTTGATTGAGGACCTCAGCCTCGGTGATGACGAGGATGATGAAGAGGAGGAAGGCAGTGCAGCACCTGCTGGTATGGTGGAATGA